The Elusimicrobiota bacterium genome window below encodes:
- the pstB gene encoding phosphate ABC transporter ATP-binding protein: MGKIEIKNLNLWYGKFQALIDVNMNIEEKLITSIIGPSGCGKSTLLRVLNRMNDLIENTKTSGEIIIEKENILFPGTDLIKLRKNVGMVFQRPNPFPLSIRKNIAFGLEIHSIKHQDTINEIVENSLRSVLLWDDLKDKLNSSALELTLEQQQRLCVARLLPVKPEILLMDEPCSSLDPIATGRIEELMFELKKNYTIVIVTHNMQQAARVSNDIGFMLLGKLIEFNKTEKIFTNPDKKETNDYITGRFG, from the coding sequence ATGGGAAAAATAGAAATTAAAAACTTAAACCTCTGGTATGGCAAATTTCAGGCTCTTATCGATGTCAATATGAACATCGAAGAGAAATTAATAACTTCAATTATAGGTCCATCCGGCTGCGGGAAATCAACTCTGTTGCGTGTTTTAAACAGGATGAATGATTTGATTGAAAATACAAAAACCAGCGGTGAAATTATCATAGAAAAAGAAAACATCCTTTTTCCTGGCACTGATTTAATTAAATTAAGAAAAAATGTCGGAATGGTTTTCCAGCGCCCCAATCCTTTTCCGCTTTCTATCCGCAAAAATATTGCTTTCGGCCTGGAAATACACAGTATAAAACATCAGGATACTATAAATGAAATAGTGGAGAACAGCTTACGGTCAGTATTATTATGGGATGATTTGAAAGATAAATTGAATAGTTCAGCTCTGGAGCTTACCCTTGAACAGCAGCAGCGCCTTTGCGTGGCAAGGCTTTTGCCGGTAAAACCTGAAATTCTGCTGATGGATGAACCCTGTTCTTCGCTGGACCCGATAGCTACAGGCAGGATAGAAGAACTGATGTTTGAATTGAAAAAGAATTATACAATTGTTATTGTAACCCATAACATGCAGCAGGCGGCAAGGGTGTCAAATGATATAGGTTTCATGCTGCTTGGAAAATTAATAGAGTTCAATAAAACAGAAAAAATATTCACAAATCCTGATAAAAAGGAAACCAATGACTACATAACCGGTCGCTTCGGTTAA
- a CDS encoding phosphate ABC transporter ATP-binding protein, producing MVITVNNFSAWFGKNQVIKSLNMEVYSNEILGIIGPANSGKTTFLKTLNRLNDLDDDFKMDGKIFLDNRNIYEYFDVISLRKKVSIIFAMPLPLPISIFDNVAYGPKMHGIKKGLDEIVERSLRAAYIWEEVKDRLHESALNLSGGQQQRLCIARSLAVEPEVVLFDEPCSGLDPISTAKVEEAMMELKKKYTIILVTNNVKQAARVSDRVAFFMMGELIEIDSAEKMYTNSVNKKTIDYISGRFG from the coding sequence ATGGTAATAACAGTCAATAATTTCAGCGCGTGGTTTGGCAAGAATCAGGTTATAAAATCTCTCAATATGGAAGTCTATTCCAACGAAATATTGGGAATCATTGGTCCAGCAAACAGCGGCAAAACCACTTTTTTAAAAACTTTGAACAGATTGAACGACCTTGATGATGACTTTAAAATGGACGGTAAGATTTTTTTAGATAACCGGAACATTTATGAATATTTTGATGTAATAAGCCTGAGAAAAAAAGTAAGCATAATATTTGCCATGCCGCTGCCGCTGCCGATTTCTATTTTTGACAATGTCGCCTATGGCCCCAAAATGCACGGCATTAAGAAAGGATTAGATGAGATTGTGGAAAGAAGCTTAAGGGCAGCGTACATTTGGGAAGAAGTGAAAGACAGGCTTCATGAATCAGCTTTAAATCTTTCAGGGGGACAGCAGCAGCGCCTTTGTATAGCCAGGAGCCTGGCCGTTGAACCCGAGGTGGTGCTTTTTGATGAACCCTGCTCAGGTTTGGACCCCATTTCAACAGCAAAAGTTGAAGAAGCGATGATGGAACTTAAAAAGAAATATACGATTATTCTTGTAACAAATAATGTTAAGCAGGCGGCCCGGGTTTCAGACAGGGTGGCATTTTTTATGATGGGCGAGCTTATTGAGATTGATTCAGCAGAAAAGATGTACACAAATTCGGTAAATAAAAAAACTATAGATTATATTTCGGGGCGTTTTGGGTAA
- the pstA gene encoding phosphate ABC transporter permease PstA, translating into MNPKLSQKIAFTVLFLSALITILPVLLIIAVIVKNGISAISWKFLTAAPTNGMRSGGIFPAIVGTFYLALGATAISLPLGVLGGIYLSEYSKDNLFTRILKLGIINLAGVPSIVYGLFGLSLFVIYLKFGVSLISGCLTLAIMELPSIITATRAALNSVPQSFREVSLSLGATKWQTIRYSVLPHALPGIITGAVLSNARITGETAPILFTVAAFYLPHLPSSVMDQVMALPYHLYVISTQIPGINKNITYGTALVLIVFTLSLNLFGIILRTYLRRQKKW; encoded by the coding sequence ATGAACCCTAAACTCAGCCAAAAAATCGCATTTACTGTTTTGTTTTTATCGGCATTAATTACCATCCTGCCTGTATTGCTTATTATTGCGGTCATAGTAAAAAACGGCATCAGCGCGATAAGCTGGAAATTCTTAACCGCCGCCCCGACAAACGGCATGCGTTCCGGCGGAATATTTCCGGCGATAGTAGGGACTTTCTACCTGGCGCTGGGCGCCACAGCCATTTCATTGCCCCTGGGCGTGCTGGGCGGGATTTATTTATCTGAATATTCAAAAGACAATCTGTTTACCCGCATATTGAAACTAGGTATAATAAACCTGGCAGGCGTTCCTTCAATAGTTTACGGTTTATTCGGTTTGTCCTTATTTGTAATATATTTGAAATTTGGTGTTTCTCTTATTTCAGGCTGCCTTACCTTAGCCATTATGGAATTACCTTCCATTATTACCGCTACCAGGGCAGCACTTAACAGCGTGCCTCAGTCCTTCCGCGAAGTAAGTTTGTCCCTTGGCGCAACAAAGTGGCAGACCATAAGGTATTCCGTATTGCCTCACGCTCTTCCCGGCATTATAACCGGCGCGGTTTTAAGCAATGCCAGAATTACCGGGGAAACAGCACCCATACTCTTTACGGTTGCGGCATTTTACTTGCCCCATCTTCCGTCATCAGTAATGGACCAGGTTATGGCTTTACCCTATCATTTATACGTGATTTCAACGCAAATCCCGGGAATAAATAAAAACATAACTTATGGCACGGCCCTTGTATTGATAGTATTCACATTATCTTTAAATCTTTTTGGGATTATTCTACGGACTTATTTGAGGCGCCAGAAAAAATGGTAA
- the pstC gene encoding phosphate ABC transporter permease subunit PstC has translation MKKIKEFIIEKAIFLSGSLSIIFVVLIFVFLIKEGVLFFKYVPPRDFLMGNNWYPLSNPEQFGMLPLILGSLLVTIGSMLISIPLGVACAFYIAEVVNPKFKDILKTGVELLAAIPSVVIGFVGMVTLVPWVKSIFNLPTGLTALSGSIMLAFMAMPTIVSIAEDAITAVPRRYKEAALALGATHWQAMYKVIIVAAAPGIFAAVMLGVGRVIGETMAVMMITGNAAVIPHTFLEPVRTLTATIAAEMGESIRGSNHYYALFVVGIILFVITFIINLLADIFLHRIKK, from the coding sequence ATGAAAAAAATTAAAGAATTCATTATTGAAAAAGCCATATTTCTAAGCGGCAGCCTTTCAATAATATTTGTAGTTTTGATTTTTGTCTTTCTTATTAAAGAAGGGGTGCTGTTTTTCAAATACGTGCCCCCGCGGGATTTCCTTATGGGAAATAATTGGTACCCGCTTTCAAATCCGGAACAGTTTGGAATGCTGCCGCTTATTTTAGGTTCCCTGCTTGTCACTATCGGCTCCATGCTGATTTCCATACCGCTCGGCGTTGCCTGCGCGTTCTATATTGCCGAAGTAGTTAATCCAAAATTCAAGGATATATTAAAAACCGGTGTAGAGCTGCTGGCGGCAATTCCCAGCGTTGTAATAGGTTTTGTAGGTATGGTAACCCTGGTGCCGTGGGTGAAAAGCATATTTAATTTGCCTACGGGTTTAACCGCTTTGTCGGGTTCTATAATGCTTGCGTTTATGGCTATGCCTACCATAGTTTCCATTGCCGAAGATGCTATTACCGCCGTTCCGCGCAGGTACAAGGAAGCGGCTCTTGCCCTGGGGGCCACGCACTGGCAGGCGATGTATAAAGTTATCATTGTTGCTGCGGCTCCGGGAATTTTTGCCGCGGTAATGCTTGGCGTAGGAAGAGTTATCGGCGAAACGATGGCTGTGATGATGATTACGGGCAATGCCGCTGTTATTCCACATACTTTTTTAGAGCCGGTCAGAACGCTTACGGCAACGATAGCTGCTGAAATGGGCGAATCAATTAGGGGCAGTAATCATTACTACGCTTTATTTGTTGTAGGAATAATTTTATTTGTTATAACTTTCATAATAAATTTGCTGGCAGATATATTTTTGCACCGGATTAAGAAATGA
- a CDS encoding PstS family phosphate ABC transporter substrate-binding protein, with protein MFEGGSVKKISFYLLSCVLVLSFTVGCGKKSGDSIQIKGSDTMVNLVQAWSEEFSKENPGANMSVTGGGTGTGIASFISGSCDIVAASRQMEPKEIELAKRNGLEEKEFIVSLDGIAVVVNPKNPVGNLTIDQLRDIFTGKIQNWKEVGGNAAKIVLLSREINSGTHVFFKEHILRKGNPKGSEEFSPGALLMPSSQAIADEVAQNTNTIGYYGMGYISPKQKLVAVSKGPKMLFVLPSIETVQNNSYPISRPLYLCTKNNAPDTVSKFVDFTLSSKGQEIVKKLDFVPVK; from the coding sequence ATCTTTGAGGGAGGCTCTGTGAAGAAAATCAGTTTTTATTTGTTAAGTTGTGTTTTAGTGTTATCGTTTACAGTTGGCTGCGGAAAGAAATCCGGTGATTCAATCCAGATTAAAGGCTCAGACACCATGGTAAACCTGGTTCAGGCCTGGAGCGAGGAATTTAGTAAAGAAAACCCGGGTGCAAACATGTCGGTAACAGGCGGCGGTACCGGAACCGGTATTGCTTCTTTTATAAGTGGCAGCTGCGATATTGTAGCTGCTTCACGCCAGATGGAACCGAAAGAAATAGAGCTGGCAAAAAGAAACGGGCTTGAAGAAAAAGAATTTATAGTCAGCCTGGATGGCATAGCCGTTGTAGTAAACCCGAAAAATCCGGTAGGCAACCTTACTATTGATCAGTTAAGGGATATTTTTACAGGAAAAATTCAGAACTGGAAGGAAGTTGGTGGCAATGCCGCAAAAATTGTCCTTCTTTCAAGAGAAATTAATTCGGGCACTCACGTGTTTTTCAAGGAACATATATTAAGGAAGGGCAATCCAAAAGGAAGCGAGGAGTTCTCCCCCGGCGCACTTTTAATGCCTTCTTCCCAAGCCATAGCTGATGAAGTCGCCCAGAACACTAATACCATCGGATATTATGGAATGGGTTATATAAGTCCGAAACAAAAACTGGTTGCTGTTTCAAAGGGTCCAAAGATGCTTTTTGTTTTACCTTCAATTGAAACTGTCCAAAACAATTCTTATCCTATTTCAAGGCCGCTTTATCTTTGTACAAAAAATAATGCTCCTGACACTGTTTCAAAGTTTGTAGATTTCACATTATCTTCAAAAGGGCAGGAAATAGTAAAAAAACTTGATTTCGTTCCGGTAAAATGA
- a CDS encoding cell wall metabolism sensor histidine kinase WalK: MKKSIFLKIFSLYLLIIILLSSSILFFTFKSIKSHYLNSQVQNLININNALELKILPLIENKQTKELEVLIKSLDKTISTRITVINAKGIVLADSENDPKLMENRKYRPEVLKALNGEIGQSVRISLTNKEEMLYVARPLREKGKIIGVLRVSLFLKQINILLDSLKNRIFHIVIIILVISFILSFIFSRSLAKPIRILAEASNKIAEGNFESRIYLKNNDEFKLLADSFNYMASEIKTSLGEISHQKEELNSIISSIQEGLVLLNRENKIILFNKAFVKLAGMQNLENKFIWEIIRDPKLNELIKKIRLERKNTIDEIELNEKSVLLSTATMETNNEVVLILYDITEFKKLGQIKKDFVANVSHELKTPLTAIKGFVETMEEEERLNKRYLDVIKRNIDRLMNIVGDLSALSSLEDKSVQPDFQKVNLKEAIENASKIFEKQMNEKGLFLKLEPDKSLPNITADPFKLEQLFINLFDNAVKYTEKGVITISAVKFGSYIKIEVIDTGIGIPKEHLPRIFERFYVVDKSRSRKLGGTGLGLSIVKHIVLLHNGSITAESPANQLGSGTKFIINLPI, encoded by the coding sequence ATGAAAAAGTCTATATTTTTAAAGATTTTTAGCCTTTATCTGCTGATAATTATCCTGTTAAGCTCTTCAATTCTGTTTTTTACATTCAAATCAATAAAATCCCACTACCTTAATTCTCAAGTACAAAATCTAATAAATATTAACAATGCCCTAGAACTGAAAATTCTCCCTTTGATTGAAAATAAGCAAACCAAAGAATTGGAAGTTTTAATAAAAAGCCTTGATAAAACCATCAGCACAAGAATAACAGTAATTAACGCTAAGGGAATTGTCTTGGCTGATTCTGAAAATGACCCGAAATTGATGGAAAATCGCAAGTACAGGCCCGAAGTTTTAAAGGCATTAAATGGTGAAATCGGCCAATCCGTCCGCATAAGCCTCACTAATAAGGAAGAGATGCTTTACGTGGCAAGGCCTCTCAGGGAAAAAGGCAAAATTATAGGGGTTTTGAGGGTAAGTTTGTTTTTAAAACAAATTAACATTCTTCTAGACAGCCTGAAAAACAGGATTTTTCATATTGTTATAATTATTCTGGTAATTTCCTTTATTCTTTCATTTATTTTTTCAAGGAGCCTGGCCAAGCCTATCAGGATTTTAGCGGAGGCCTCCAACAAAATTGCTGAAGGCAATTTTGAATCCAGAATTTACCTGAAAAATAATGATGAATTTAAACTACTTGCAGACAGCTTCAATTATATGGCGTCAGAAATAAAAACCTCGTTGGGGGAAATTTCGCACCAAAAAGAAGAATTAAACAGTATTATTTCTTCTATTCAGGAAGGCCTGGTTTTGCTCAATAGAGAAAATAAAATTATTTTATTTAATAAGGCTTTTGTTAAGCTTGCCGGAATGCAAAATTTGGAAAACAAATTTATTTGGGAAATTATCCGGGATCCAAAGTTAAATGAATTGATAAAAAAAATACGCCTGGAAAGGAAAAACACTATAGACGAAATAGAATTAAATGAAAAATCGGTGTTATTAAGCACTGCCACAATGGAAACAAATAATGAAGTGGTTTTAATTCTGTATGACATAACAGAATTTAAAAAACTCGGACAGATAAAAAAAGATTTTGTTGCAAATGTTTCCCATGAGCTTAAGACGCCGCTAACAGCTATTAAAGGATTCGTTGAAACAATGGAAGAAGAGGAACGGCTCAATAAACGTTACCTTGATGTGATAAAAAGAAATATTGACAGGCTTATGAACATAGTCGGCGACTTGTCAGCACTGTCCAGCCTGGAAGATAAAAGTGTTCAGCCTGATTTCCAGAAAGTTAATTTAAAGGAAGCAATTGAAAATGCTTCAAAGATATTTGAAAAGCAGATGAATGAAAAAGGACTTTTTTTAAAACTGGAACCGGACAAAAGCCTGCCCAACATAACTGCAGACCCATTCAAACTGGAACAATTATTCATAAACCTATTTGATAATGCCGTTAAATACACTGAAAAAGGCGTGATAACGATATCAGCGGTAAAATTCGGTTCATATATAAAAATTGAAGTTATAGATACCGGCATAGGGATTCCCAAAGAACACCTTCCAAGAATATTTGAAAGGTTTTATGTTGTTGATAAATCCCGCTCGAGGAAACTTGGCGGAACCGGACTGGGGCTTTCAATAGTTAAGCACATTGTTTTGCTCCATAACGGAAGTATAACCGCAGAAAGTCCCGCAAACCAGTTGGGTAGCGGCACAAAATTCATTATAAACCTTCCAATTTAA
- a CDS encoding response regulator transcription factor has product MEKTGTLIAVVDDEQDILELLSLNLKKAGYKVKEFSDSKSFFKSIENQKPSLIILDIMLPDMDGYEICKQLKSSSKFVSVPIIMLTAKSEEFDKVLGLELGADDYITKPFSPREFVARVKAVLRRNTVKEDKEDLKNITFGDILVINPEKYEVIVKGKRIDLTTTEFKILEILASRKGFVFSRDKLLDNLWGQEKAVLDRTIDVHIKNLREKLRDAGKLIKNIRGVGYKLEL; this is encoded by the coding sequence ATGGAAAAAACAGGAACATTGATAGCAGTTGTTGATGATGAACAGGATATCCTAGAATTGCTTTCGCTTAATCTGAAGAAAGCCGGGTACAAAGTCAAGGAATTTTCTGATTCAAAAAGTTTTTTCAAGTCAATAGAAAATCAAAAACCGAGCCTTATAATCCTTGATATAATGCTTCCTGATATGGACGGTTATGAAATCTGCAAACAGCTTAAAAGCAGCAGCAAGTTTGTTTCAGTTCCTATTATTATGCTGACAGCCAAGAGCGAGGAATTTGACAAAGTGCTGGGCCTTGAACTGGGCGCGGATGATTATATAACAAAACCTTTTTCACCCAGGGAGTTCGTAGCGCGGGTAAAAGCAGTATTGAGAAGAAATACCGTAAAGGAAGACAAGGAAGATTTAAAAAACATTACTTTTGGGGATATCTTGGTTATCAATCCCGAAAAATATGAAGTTATTGTTAAAGGAAAAAGAATCGATTTAACAACTACAGAATTTAAAATACTTGAAATTTTAGCTTCCCGGAAAGGTTTTGTATTCAGCAGAGATAAATTGCTTGATAATTTATGGGGCCAGGAAAAAGCCGTGCTTGACAGAACCATAGATGTTCATATTAAAAACCTTAGAGAAAAACTACGCGATGCGGGTAAGCTGATAAAGAATATAAGAGGTGTCGGTTATAAACTGGAGTTATGA
- a CDS encoding ATP-binding protein — MYSRIIKPPKNKSFFLFGPRGTGKTTWVKSCFPDALYFDLLEAEIYNDLLANPQRLENLIPKDFKKWVIIDEIQRVPELLNEVHRLIEKYKYKFILTGSSARKLRKKGHNLLGGRALTYSMYPLTVVELGKDFDFNHSLKYGSLPSVYTENNPKEYLESYVKTYLDEEVRFEGLTRNLSAFSRFLEAASFSQGSILSVSAIARECAVERKVVENYFSILEDLLIAYKLPVFTKRAKRRMVSHPKFYFFDVGIYRTLRPMGPLDRPEETEGIALETLFFQEIKAVNESLGLGYSIYYWRTSNNMEVDFVMYGEKGIRVFEVKRAGKVTSSMLSGLKSFLKEYPMAKAYFVYGGDKYVREGNIEIVPIKNLLKNLPEVLL; from the coding sequence ATGTATTCCAGAATTATTAAGCCCCCCAAAAATAAAAGTTTCTTTTTGTTCGGCCCGCGCGGTACAGGCAAAACTACCTGGGTAAAATCCTGTTTTCCTGATGCATTATATTTTGACCTGTTGGAAGCAGAAATATATAATGACCTTTTAGCTAATCCTCAAAGACTTGAAAATTTAATACCAAAGGATTTTAAGAAATGGGTAATTATAGATGAGATACAAAGAGTTCCGGAACTGCTCAATGAAGTTCATCGGTTAATTGAAAAATATAAGTATAAATTTATACTGACCGGTTCAAGCGCCCGCAAGTTAAGGAAAAAAGGGCATAATCTTTTAGGTGGGCGTGCATTGACATACTCAATGTATCCGCTAACTGTTGTTGAATTAGGAAAAGACTTTGATTTTAATCATTCCCTGAAATATGGTTCCCTGCCGAGCGTATATACCGAAAATAACCCGAAAGAGTATCTGGAAAGCTATGTTAAAACTTACCTGGATGAAGAAGTGCGTTTTGAAGGCCTGACAAGGAACCTAAGCGCATTCTCAAGGTTTTTGGAAGCTGCGAGTTTTTCTCAAGGGTCCATTTTAAGCGTATCTGCGATTGCCCGTGAATGCGCGGTTGAAAGAAAAGTAGTAGAAAACTATTTTTCTATCCTTGAAGACCTGCTAATTGCATATAAACTGCCTGTTTTTACAAAAAGAGCGAAAAGACGAATGGTTTCTCATCCCAAGTTTTATTTTTTTGATGTTGGAATTTACAGGACATTAAGGCCGATGGGCCCTTTAGACAGGCCTGAAGAAACTGAAGGTATTGCATTGGAAACACTTTTCTTTCAAGAAATAAAAGCTGTTAATGAATCACTGGGACTGGGATACTCAATTTATTACTGGCGGACATCCAACAACATGGAAGTGGATTTTGTGATGTATGGGGAAAAGGGCATCAGGGTTTTTGAAGTCAAACGGGCTGGTAAAGTCACAAGCTCCATGCTTTCAGGTTTAAAGTCATTTTTAAAAGAATATCCTATGGCAAAAGCCTATTTCGTATACGGTGGAGATAAATATGTGAGAGAAGGCAACATTGAAATTGTGCCTATTAAAAACCTGTTAAAAAATCTTCCAGAAGTTTTATTATAG
- a CDS encoding flippase-like domain-containing protein, translating into MGKFKKPIQITAGIVISVVFLYLAFRRVNIQETLQVIARVRWQFLIIAVAATITGIYVRSYRWRIILNKDLPLSYFVESTFVGQFINNVLPFRMGDLAQAYFLANKGNLSKSTAFSTVILERLTDVMPPVLILILGSFFVFMPEQIGRFNILIVVAILFSILFCVIKFQKKLVGIFEKLLPNSSFGKRLHQFIDNFYAGMSFVKDRKRFAKVAALSILLWGVYGFTAYCCLLAFNIHINYLGAMLVISVVAISVTIPASPGYVGTWEFFSILALSIFKVGKSVALSFALLYHLVGWLPVTLLGFIIVLKSGISISKLENQEETNM; encoded by the coding sequence ATGGGTAAATTCAAAAAACCGATACAAATAACCGCGGGAATAGTAATCAGCGTAGTGTTTTTATACCTGGCTTTCAGGCGGGTGAATATCCAGGAAACACTGCAGGTAATAGCCAGAGTGAGATGGCAGTTTTTAATTATTGCTGTTGCCGCTACTATTACCGGTATTTATGTGAGAAGTTACAGATGGAGAATAATTTTAAATAAGGACTTGCCTCTTTCATATTTTGTCGAATCTACGTTTGTAGGCCAGTTTATTAATAATGTTTTGCCTTTTAGGATGGGGGATTTAGCTCAGGCGTATTTTCTTGCAAATAAAGGTAATCTCAGTAAAAGTACGGCTTTTTCTACGGTGATTCTTGAAAGGCTCACAGATGTTATGCCTCCGGTTTTAATATTGATACTGGGTTCGTTTTTTGTATTTATGCCGGAACAAATCGGGCGGTTTAATATTTTAATCGTTGTGGCGATACTATTTTCAATATTATTCTGCGTTATAAAATTCCAGAAAAAACTGGTGGGGATATTTGAAAAACTTCTCCCAAACAGCAGTTTCGGAAAAAGGCTTCATCAATTCATAGATAATTTTTATGCCGGCATGAGTTTTGTAAAAGATAGAAAAAGGTTTGCAAAAGTGGCCGCTCTTTCAATTCTGCTGTGGGGTGTTTACGGGTTTACTGCATATTGCTGTCTTTTGGCTTTTAATATTCATATAAATTACCTTGGAGCCATGCTGGTTATCAGCGTAGTAGCCATTAGTGTAACAATCCCGGCTTCTCCCGGATACGTGGGGACATGGGAATTTTTCAGTATTTTGGCGTTGAGTATTTTTAAAGTAGGTAAAAGCGTTGCGCTAAGTTTTGCATTGCTGTATCATCTTGTCGGATGGCTTCCTGTAACCCTCCTGGGTTTTATAATAGTCCTCAAAAGCGGCATTTCCATCTCCAAACTTGAAAATCAGGAAGAAACAAATATGTAA
- a CDS encoding B12-binding domain-containing radical SAM protein codes for MAKVLFICAGCEHLGIEYISSMLKKHNHQVDLFLVPILPEDSFFNVKLVQKNYKYSDFKKKIIERIQNHPPDIIAFSAVTDFYRYGCDIAKDIKAQIDIPIIFGGIHPTTVPDIVINEPFIDIICVGEGEFAMLELMNRIEEYKKEKTLQINNLWFKKNGVVTKNPTSDLVEDLDEFPLPDKQLFYDRMPSFRRQFNINSTRGCPFGCTYCCNNILRAIYKEKGKYLRKRSVENVLLELEQNVTKDTKLIFFRDEVFPYNKVWMREFAEKYPKRIGIPYKLFIHPRMCTQETTQLLAQSGCIYVSMGVQSGFEETRKKYLKRIDTNDEIAAAVKNLKKAGIRVNIDHIAGVPGEGENEMVQTAIFYNDFRPNVVTYFWMTLYPNTEIVSIYKSLSLITDKEIGRINHGELQSDFLGGSVSFNQQLFYQFRTFLCYLPLIPKWFFSLLIKWKVYKYVNIKSRFFSSLFPRLLLAPFNRDVRAWKVEIGDWLERMSYFKKFMRDEV; via the coding sequence ATGGCTAAGGTTTTATTCATCTGTGCGGGATGCGAACATTTAGGGATTGAATACATTTCTTCCATGCTCAAGAAACACAACCACCAGGTTGATTTATTTCTTGTGCCTATATTGCCGGAAGATTCATTTTTTAATGTAAAATTGGTACAGAAAAATTATAAATACTCAGATTTCAAAAAGAAAATAATTGAAAGAATACAGAACCACCCGCCTGATATAATCGCTTTTTCAGCTGTAACAGATTTTTATCGTTATGGCTGCGACATCGCAAAAGACATTAAAGCGCAGATTGACATCCCGATAATTTTCGGCGGCATACATCCTACCACTGTGCCTGACATTGTCATAAACGAACCGTTTATCGATATTATCTGTGTTGGTGAAGGCGAATTCGCCATGCTTGAGTTGATGAATCGCATAGAAGAATACAAAAAAGAAAAAACCCTACAAATTAATAATCTATGGTTCAAAAAAAATGGCGTAGTGACAAAAAATCCCACCAGCGATCTGGTTGAAGACCTTGATGAATTTCCTCTTCCAGATAAACAGTTATTTTATGACAGAATGCCGTCATTCCGCAGGCAATTCAATATTAATTCTACGCGCGGTTGCCCGTTCGGGTGCACTTATTGTTGTAATAACATTTTAAGGGCTATATATAAGGAAAAGGGAAAATATTTAAGAAAGAGAAGCGTAGAGAACGTCCTTCTAGAGCTTGAACAGAATGTTACGAAAGATACCAAGCTCATTTTTTTCCGTGATGAAGTTTTTCCTTATAATAAGGTTTGGATGAGGGAATTTGCAGAAAAATACCCAAAAAGAATAGGCATTCCTTATAAACTATTTATCCATCCAAGAATGTGTACGCAAGAAACCACGCAGCTGCTTGCCCAGTCTGGCTGTATCTATGTCTCAATGGGAGTTCAGAGCGGGTTCGAAGAAACCCGTAAGAAGTACCTCAAGCGCATAGACACCAATGATGAAATAGCGGCAGCGGTGAAGAATCTTAAAAAAGCAGGAATAAGAGTTAATATTGACCACATCGCAGGCGTGCCGGGTGAAGGCGAAAATGAAATGGTCCAAACGGCTATTTTTTATAATGATTTTCGGCCTAATGTAGTTACCTATTTCTGGATGACCCTTTATCCCAACACGGAAATTGTATCCATATATAAAAGCCTCAGTTTGATAACGGATAAAGAAATTGGTAGAATCAACCACGGCGAGCTTCAGTCGGATTTTCTTGGAGGAAGCGTAAGTTTCAACCAACAGCTCTTTTACCAGTTCAGGACTTTTCTTTGTTATCTTCCGCTTATCCCGAAATGGTTTTTTTCACTGCTAATAAAGTGGAAGGTGTACAAATACGTAAATATAAAGTCACGTTTTTTCAGCTCACTTTTCCCGAGATTGCTGTTGGCGCCTTTTAACAGGGATGTAAGGGCTTGGAAGGTTGAAATAGGCGATTGGCTGGAAAGAATGAGCTATTTTAAGAAATTTATGAGAGACGAGGTATAA